Sequence from the Halobacteria archaeon AArc-dxtr1 genome:
CGACGGTACGGTCGCCGGTGCCGCTCTCGACGTCTTCGCCGAAGAGCCCCTGTCTGCTGACTCGCCACTGCTTGACGTCGAGGACGTCATCCTCACGCCCCACCTCGGCGCCTCGACGGAGGCCGCTCAGGAGAACGTCGCGACCTCGACGGCCGAGCAGGTCGTCGCCGCCATCGAGGGCGAGCCGGTCGCGAACGCCCTGAACGCTCCCTCGATCGACGAGACCGCGTTCCCCCGCGTCAAACCCTACATCGAGATCGCCGAAACCGCCGGCAAGATCGCCGCTCAGCTGCTCGACGGCCGCGTCGAGCGCGTGGAAGTCTCCTACGAGGGTGACATCGCCGGCGAGGACGTCGAGTTCGTCACCGCCTCCGCCCTGAAGGGCGTCTTCGAGCCCTTAGAGTGGCCCGTCAACGCGGTCAACGCCCCCCAGATTGCCGAGGACCGCGGCGTCGACGTCACCGAATCGAAGTCCCGACAGGCTGCTGACTTCCAGAGCCTCGTCTCCGTGACCGTCGGCAACGACGACGAGGAGATCACCGTTGACGGCACGCTCTTCGCCGACGACGACGCCCGGATCGTCCGCGTCGACGGCTACCGCGTCGACGCCATCCCTCACGGGAAGATGGTCGTCTCACGAAACACCGACGAGCCGGGCGTCATCGGCCTCATCGGCTCGGTTATGGGCAAACACGGCGTCAACATCGCGGGCATGTTCAACGCCCGTGAGACCCACGGCGGCGAAGCGCTGACCGTCTACAACGTCGACAGCCAGATCCCAGACGCCGCCCGCGAGGAGCTCCAAGAAGACGACCGGATCACCGCGGTGCAGTACATCACGCTCAACGGACAGTAGTCGTCTTCGGGCTGAAGGGATTCTTCTCGCGTTCTCATTGTCGTCCCAGCTTCTCATTGTTGTCCGGGAACCCTGCATCTGCAAAAAATCGGTCCGGTTACAAACAGTGGACTGAACGCCGTTTCCACGCGATTCGAAGCCGGTGAGTGCCGAGTGACCCCGCTTACTCGACGTACTTCAGCTCGACGTGGCCGAGCTGTGGGTTCCACATCTCTGTCTCACCAGAGATGACGAACCGGACCGTGTCGACGCCCTCGGAGAGCTCTGCGGCGACCAGTTCGCCGACCCAGGCGCCGGCCTCGAAGCCGTAGGGGGTCCAGTCGGCGTCGACCTCTTCCCAGCTGTCGCCGCCGTCAGTCGACTCGTAGACGTCGAGATCGCCGTCGTAATCGTCGCCGTCGAGCGAGTGGTACTCCGCGCTCAGGAACCGGATCTCGCTTCCGACGTCGTAGACCATCTCGCCCGGATCGGTGTCTGTTCGGTTCATTCGCGACGAGTCGTAGCTCCCGTCAGGACGCTCGAAGCCCGGCGAGTTCGAGACGTCGGTGCCGAGATTGCCGGACTCTTCAGCCATCAGATCGGTTCCCTCGAGCGGATCGACGAACGTCTCGAGATCGGCTTCGCGGACCTCGATCGCGGTGAACTTCGTGAAGTCCTCGTGGCTCGTCGACGAGATCGAGAGCGTCCGGTCGGTCACGACGACGTCCTCGACCGTCGTTGTGTACGCCTCGCCGAGTCCGACCTCCTCGATTAGATCGAGTTCCTCCTCGACGGTCTCGCCTTGGACCTCGATGTCGAAGACACGCTCGCCTTCCTCCTCGTGGAAGAGTTCGGCGTTGTGGATGACCACGTCGTAGACGCCGTTCTCGATGCCGATGTCGACGCCGAGATCGGGGCCGTGGAACTCCGTCTGATAGAGCGCGTCGTCGTCGGTATCGCCGATCTCCTCAAACTCGTCGGAGTCGTCGGCGACGCCTGCCGGCGGCTCGAACCAGTCTTCGGCCCACTCGGGCACCTCGCCGGAGGTGACGGTCACGTAGTCGATCGCTTCCGGATCGCTCCCCGGAACGAACTCGAGGTCGTCGACGACGGTTGGCAGCTCCGAACCGGGCGACCCTGGATGCCCACCCAGGTTCACACCGAACGGTGCCGAGGTCGCCGCGTCGGGGTTCTCGAGCGTGAGCGTGCCGAGGGCCTCGTAGGTCTTGTCGTCGTTGATACCGGGCAGCGTCCAGCCAAGGACGGCCTCGCGACCCTCGCCGTCGGCGTCGTTGACCTGGACGCTAAAGCGGAACGAGTCGCTCGGTCCGACCGTTTCCGGAAAGACTGACTCCCAGTCGGTGAGATCGGGCGAGTAGGGGAGGATCGACTCCCAGGGAATCGCGGCGGTGTAGACCGTCTGGTTCTCCTCGTCATTACGGTCGGTTTCGGCCTCGATCTCGTCGATTCCTTGTTCTTCCTGGCCCTCCTGCCATCGGTAGAGGTCTGCCTCACCGTCGACGTGGGCTAGGCCGTCTTCGGGGCCGTACTCGCCGTCGTAGCCGATCGCCCACTGGATGCTGTCTCCTTGCCACATGTCGCCGCCTGCGGAAGCGTCGTGTACCTCGTCGGTGACTACGACTGCAAGGTTGAGACTCTCCTCGTCGTAGCCGAGGTGAACGTCGGCCGAGAGTTCGTCGGGTTCTCGGGTCACGCCGTCTCCCTCAGGCGCGAACTCGTCGCCTTCCGGCAGCAGCGTGAACGCGGGCTCGTTGGAAACACCCTCTTGGACGTAGGGGACCTCGGCCTCGACCGGCCGAATCTCGATCCCGTTGAACATCGTGCTATCCTCGTGGCTCTCGGTCTCGATCGTGATCCACTCGTCGGTAGCCTGTACCGTGAACGTCCGCGTGACCGCGGTGAGTGCGCCGCCGGCTTCGGCGTAGGGATCGAACTCTGAGAGAACCTCCTCGCCGTTGATCGTCACGTCGAAGACGCGCGATCCCTCGCCGCCTTCGCCCGAGCCACCGTCCTCTCCGTGCCAGGTCTCCGCCCAGTGTAGCGTCACGTTGTAGACGCCCGCGTCGACGGGAATCTCGAAGCCGATATCATCGCCCCACTGCTCGGTGCGATAGAGGTCGTCGTAGCCGGTATTCTCGACCGCTGGGACGTCATCTTCGTCTCGAACGGCGGTGCTCGGACTTCCGAGAACAGTAACGTCGTCCGGGATCTCGTCGTCGAACATGAGTCCGTCGATATCGACGACAGGGTAGTCGCCGTCCTCGTTACCGTTGTTCAGCGCCCAAGGTGTCGCGATCGGCTCCGCCGGAATCTCGACGGTTAGCGTGGCGCTGTCCTCGTCGTCGTCGGTCGTCACCTCGTACTCGTAGTCGCCTTCGAGGTCGTCGGTGTCGACATCCAGGGACACGCTGTCATCCTCTCCCTCTCCGAGCGTGAGCTCCTGGTCGACCTCACTCTCTCCATCGAAGACGATTTCGACGGACTGCGAGACCTCTTCCTCGCCAGTGTTCTCGATCGTCGCCGTAATCGTCACGTCCGCACCGACATTGACGGTTTCGTCGCCCGGCTCTAGATCGACGATTTCGAAGAAGGCAGGTTCCGGGTCCTCGCCGTTTCCGTTTTCGGGATCGTCGTCACCGTTTTCGGGCTGGTCGTCTCCATCGTCGTCGCCGTTCTCGTCGCCGTTCTCGTCATCGTCGCCGAGACAGCCTGCCACGCCGACGATACCTGTTACACCGACCCCCTGCAGAAATCGTCGGCGTCGTCGGCTATCAAGTCCCCCGTCACCATCACCATTGTTCGGATCCATCACATGATTCAGTATTACTATGTTGTTATAAATGTGTGTGTAATTGATCAGTTTGGTGAGGTTCTCCGTTCGACCTTGCCCACTTTCGGTCACTCAGCAACGCCCGGCGGCGCAACGATCCGCTCGAGATGCTCTGTGGCGAACTCCTCGAGAAACGGCGTTCGGTCGCGTACCTCCTGTGGAGTGTGGCTGTCCGACCCGACCGTAAACTCGATATCGCGGTCGAGCAACACGGCGAGCAGACTCTCGTCTGGGTGAACGACTGCCATCTCGTGAAGCGCCCGGCCCGCGTTGATCTCGGGGATCGTCCGCGAGCGCTCGAAGGCGTCTGCAATGCGGTGATACTGTTCTTTGGTCGCCCGCCCCCGCAACGGCGGCGTCCGCTCGAAGAGATCTAGGTGGGCGGCGACCGCGAATAGCTCCGAGTCGACGAGCGCGATCAGCGTCTCGACGTACTCTTCGATCAGCGCGTCAAGACGGGCTGGTGACTCGTCTGCAAACTGCGAGGGCGCCTGCACGTTCCGGCCGTCTAGCTCGTGGACGCTCCCGATGGCGTACTCGAAGCCCGCAGTGTCCAGAAAGTCCTCGATCGTTCCCTCGTCGGCCGGGTGGTAGTCGACTTCGACGGCGTCGTAGATCCGGAGGTCGGTTCGCTCGCGAAAGCCTTCGATCGCCCGTCGACGGCGCTCGTAGGTGAGATCGAGGTTGAAGCCGAGCGCCGCCCGCTCGCGCTCGGGATACTCGCGCTCCGAGATGGTACAGTGGTCCGCGAAGCCGATTCCTTCGAGTCCCGCCTCCTCCGCTGCCTGCACCATTCCGTAGAGAAACTGCCCGTCAGAGTAGTTCGTGTGGGCGTGATAGTCGTGCATTTGCTGTGGGTTTTGGTCGCCGCGTATTAGCCTCTTGGCCACGAGTCGTAGCTTCTGACAGGTCGTCGTCGTGGGCTACTGTTACTATCAGTAGAGTCGGTTCACCACGGATGAGCATCTGCGAGCGAAGCGAGCAGTTTCCCGCCGGAGCGGACGAAGTCCGCGACGGCGGCCTTTTTAGCGTAGCTTTTTGCGCCGAGTGGTGAGCGAGCGCAGCGAGCGAACCCGAGGCGGAAAAAGGTCCGTGTGCAAAAGACCTATCGCCCGGACGCTCTTCGATTCACACATGACCGAGGACGTCGCGATCGACTTCGGCGAGGACGGCCTGGTCCCCGCCGTCGCACAGGACGCCGAGACGGGCGAGGTGTTGATGCTCGCTTACGCATCCGCCGAGGCCGTCTCCCGCACCCGCGAGACCGGGCTGGCACACTACTACTCGCGAAGTCGAGAGGAACTGTGGCAGAAGGGGAAGACGAGCGGCCACGTCCAGAACGTCCGGGAGGTACGCGTTGACTGTGACGCCGACGCGCTGTTGTACCTGGTCGACCAGGAGGGTGGTGCCTGCCACACCGGCTACCGCTCCTGTTTCTACCGGACGGTAGGCGGTGAGACCGTCGGCGAGAAGGCCTTCGATCCCGACGCAGTCTACGAGTAACCGTGAGCGAACCAACCGGGCGAGAGGACCGCGAGCGCTCGCCGACCGGCGCCGGCCCCGACGGTGCTGGCACGCACGCACAGCCACCCGATTCGGCGGGAAGCGCGCTGGCCAGACTCGAGGCGGCCCGTGCTGAGTTCGAGCGCGCGACGCGCCGGATCGACGAGACGGTCGGTGACGTCGCGGAGGCGGCCGACGCGTACGAACAGGCCGCCGACCTCCTCGACAGCTACGTCGACCGCGCCACCGGCACCGGACGGGAGAACTTCAAAGCCTACGTCCAGCTGGAGGGACAGTTCGCGACGCTCGTCGAGAACCTTCCCGACGACTTAGCAGAGCACGAGGCGTTCGAGGCCGCTCTCGACGCCATCGACAAGCGCCGACTGACCGACTCCGACTTCGAGCGCGCCGAGGCGGCCCTCGAACCCGCCGGTCGCTACGCCGATCTGATCGACGAGCGTGAGAGTGCCCGCGACGAGCTCGCAGCTGCCCGAACCGCCGCGAGCAAGCGCCTGCGCGAACTCGACGACGAAATAGAGAACCACGAACGCCTCCTCGAGCTCGCAGACGTCGATTTCGACGCACCGGTCTCTCGCTTACGCGAACCGATCGAAACCTACGACGAGCGAATTCGCGAGGCGTTCGAGGACTACTACTTCGCGGCCTCCGCGCGGGAGGTCTTTGCACTGCTCGAGCGCTCCCGCTGGTACCCCTTCGTCGCCTACAAGCGCCCGCCGGCGGATCTCGCGACGTACGTCCGCGAGGACTCCGCTGGCGAGTACACGATTCCAGAACTGCTCGAGTACGCCGACTACTCCCGGTCGAAGCTCGACCACTACGTTGCCGACGCCGACGAACTCAAACGCCGCGTCGCGACCCAGCAGACCTTTTTAGACGGGATCAGCCCCGATCCCTTGACGGTCGGTTGGCCCCCCGAACCTGCGGGTGTCTTGCGCCGTCGAACCCGCGAAATTCGCCCATTCGTCGAGCGCATCGCCGACGAGGAGACGGTAGCCGCCCTACGTACGATCCGTTCTTTGACTCGCGAAGACGACTACGCACGCCTCCAGCGTGCGGCTGCTGTTCGTGACAGCCTGACGCCTGCAGAGCGCGAGCGGCTGGCCGACGGCGACGTCGAGACGACTCTCACGCACCTGCGCGAGGAGCGGGCTTCACTCGGCGACGCGCTCGACGAGAACGATCCAGTCTGACGCGCTCGACGAGGACGATCTGTGTCTCCGATACAGACCGATCAGGCGTCGGCTTTCGCCGCCGCGAGAGCCTCGTACATCTCTTCGGTGAGGGCGTCTGCGCGGCCGGGATCGCGCGCCTCCGCGTAGATCCGCACGAGCGGCTCGGTCCCCGAGGGGCGGGCGAGCACCCACGCGTCGCCGTGGTCGAGCCGGTAGCCGTCTCTGGTGTTGAGTTCGGCGTCGGCCGCGTTCGCGTGATTCGCCGCCGCGTCTAACATCGCGTCGCGTTCGGCGGTCGACTCGTAGCCGACGTTTCGGCGGACGTTGGCGTAGCCGTCGTAGGGGGCGACGATCTCGCTCGCCGGGCGCTCGACGACGAGTTCGAGAAACCGGGCCGCGGTGTACGCGCCGTCTCGCGAGAGCCGGAACTCGGGGAAGAAGATGCCGCCGTTGCCTTCACCGGCGATCGGGACCCGACGATCGTTCGTCTCGAGCTCTTCGATCCGCGTGATGATGTTCGTCGAGCCGATCGGGGTCAACTCGATCTCCGCGCCGACCTCGTTGACGACGTCGACGAGCCGCTGGGAGACGTTGACCGCCGAGACGGTTGTGTCGCCGGGCTCGAGTTCGGCGGCGGCCAGTGCGGCGAACGTGGCGTCGCCCTCGATATACTCGCCGGTCTCGTCGAAGAAGATCGCTCGGTCGGCGTCGCCGTCGTGGGCGATGCCGAGATCTGCGTCCGTCGCCCTGACCAGCCGCCCGAGATCGGTCAGATTTTCCGGAACCGGCTCCGGGTCCCGACCCGGGAAGGTACCGTCGGCCTGTCCGTTGACGGTGACCACCCGACAGCCAAGCCGCCGGAAGAACTCGGGGCTGGTCAGCGAGCCCGCTCCGTGGCCCGGATCGAGTGCGACCGTCAGTTCGGCGTCGGCGATGCGCTCGCGATCGACGGCGCCGAGCAGATCCTCGACGTAGGCCTGCCGGACGCCTTCGACTGCCCGTGAGCGACCGGTCTGGTCCCAGGCGACGGTGACCGCTGTCTCGGCCAGTAACGTCTCCTCGATGTCTTCGAGGTCCGTGACCGCCAGTTCGACGCCATCGCTGCCAATGAGCTTGACCCCGTTGTACTGCGGTGGGTTGTGCGAGGCTGTGATGACGATCGTCGGCACCCCCTCGCGCTCGGCGTAGAACTGTGCGCCCGGTGTCGGCATGATTCCCAGCCGATCGACGTCCGTTCCCGTACTCACCAGCCCGCTTGCCGCCGCGTCGGCGAGCATCTTCCCCGTATACCGTGTGTCCCGGGTGATCGCGACGCGGTCGACTCCCCAGGCGGTGCCCGCGGCCTTCGCGACCCGGAGGACGAACTCCGGCGTCAACTCTTCGTTCGCGACGCCGCGCGTCCCACTCGACCCGAACACCTTCATCGTCAGTTACTCGACCGGGAACCCTCAAAGTGATTCCGGAGCCACGCGGGGCCTGTCCTTCCAGACGACGGAACGTTTTCGACCCCTCGCTGTCTGTCTCTGTGTATGAGCACGATCGAGGAGAAGCGCGTCTACGGCGAGAGCGAGGCGCCGACCGACGCCTACGTCGCGAGCGAAACTGGTCTCGTCCGCGTCTCGGTTGCCGGCGATCTCGTCGGCGAGTTCTCACTGTGCGTTCGCCACCCCGCGCGTGACGTCGCGGCCGGCGGCGATCTCGTCGTCGCGGCGACCGACGAGGACGTTCTTGTCGCCACTCTCCCCGACGGGCCCGAAGCCTTCGAGCCGACCCAGTTCGGCCCCGCAGCGGCAGTCGGAATCCACAGGGGAACGGTGCTCGCTGCGGCACCAAACGGGCGCCTCGCCCAGCTTGTAGACGACGAGTGGGAAGGGCTGGGATTGATCCTTGACTACGAGGTGAGCGCTATCGATGGCGATCTCGTGGCAACCGACGGCGGACTGTACCGGATTCGCGACAGCCGACTCGAAGACGCTGGACTCTCTGCCGTCCGGGACGTCTCAACCGCGGCAGTTCCGCTTGCGGTCACCGCTGACGGACTCTACCGGCTCGGAAACGGCTGGATGCAGGTCCACGACGGACCGGTGGACGTCGTCGACGCGGCGCCCGCAGACCAACCGGGACGCCTGGAGCGTGCACACGCGGTTGCCGATGACGTGCTTCTCGAGTACGCAGACGGCTCGTGGACCGACCTCTCGGATGGTGAGACTGGGACGGATCTCGACGACGCTGTTGTCGGCTTCGCCTACGGCGAGACGACTTACGCAGTGACGACGGACGGCGTCTTTCTGGCGGCGACCCCGGAGGGCTGGCGCTCACGCCGACTCGGCGTTACCGGGGTGACGGGGATCGCGTGTCCCAGACGCTGAGTCGGTCGCCGGTGCATTGTTCTCCAGGCACATATGGTGCCCCTCTGGCAGGTGTCTGACGCGCGTCTGACTGAGAGTTAACTTGGAGACGTTCCTTGTACGGCGTATGACTGACCTGACACGACGCCGGGCGATGGCTATCGCCGGCGCGACGGGGATGGCCGTCGTCGCAGGCTGTTCGAGCTCGGGCGAGGAAGACGACAGCGGAACCGGCGACGATGAGGGCGATGATCAGGAGAACGGGGATCCGAACGGAGACGACGGAACCGGCGATGACGGGAACGGTGACGAGAGCAATCCCGTCTCCGGAACTGTACTCGGGGACGTTTTCATCGAAAACGTCAACGATACTGAACACTCCGTCGACGTGCTCGTCGAGTTCGGTGACGAGATCGAACACTGGTCGTCCCACGACCTCGAAGCCGGCGGCGACGGTGCAACGCTTGACCGCGACTGGACGACTGACCCCGGCGAGTTCCGCGTCACGGTCCGTCTCGATGACGACGAGTTCACGCAGGTAACCCCCGAACGCTGGAACGATCCCGCTTGCCTAAACCTGCTGGCGCTCGTCACTCGTGACGGCGAAGTGACGCTGCTGAGTGATACCAACGGCGGCCCCTGTGGCTCAGGCGACTCCGACTTCGACGACTGAACTCCTTCTTTCGCCTCGAGAACGAAAACGGGTTGACCCCCGGGGCTGTCACACCGAGTATGATCGTCAGCGGATCCGCCTCTCAGACGCTTGCTGCCGCGCTCTCGCGAACCCTCGAGGAACCGCTCGCTCCTGTCACCTACGACCGGTTTCCGGACGGCGAGACCGTCGCCGCGGTCCCGGGGTTCGACGCCGAGCGTGCGGTGATCGTCGCCTCGACCGTCTCGAACGACGCCCACGTCGAACTGCTTCAGCTTCAGGACGCCGTCCGCGAGGCCGGCGCCTCGGAGGTCGTCACTGTCCTCCCGTACATGGGCTATGCCCGCCAGGACGCCGCCTTCGAGGCCGGCCAGCCGATCTCCGCGCGGGCGGTCGCCCGCGCCGTCTCGACCGGAGCGGACCGCGTCCTCACCGTCACTCCTCACGAGGAGGCTGTCTGTGACTTCTTCGACCCGCCTGCCACCGCGGTAAACGCGGCCGGTCGTCTGGCAGAACCCCTGCCCGATGACCTCGAAGACCCGGTTTTCCTCTCGCCCGACGCGGGGGCGATCGACCTCGCTGAGACCGTCCGCGACGCCTACGGTGCGGGCGAGACAGACTATTTCGAGAAGGTTCGTCGTTCGGCCTCCGATGTCGAGATCACCCCCAGCGACGTCGACGTGACGGGTCGAGACGTGGTCGTCGCCGACGACATCATCGCGACGGGATCGACGATGAGCGAGGCCATCGCCGTCCTCACCGACCGCGATGTCGGCCGGGTGTTCGTCACCTGCGTCCACCCCTTACTCGCGCGAAACGCCGTCACGAAGCTCTCTCGAGCCGGCGTGGTGGCGATTTACGGGACCGATACCATCGAGCGTCCAGTCAGCGCTGTCTCGGTCGCGCCCGCGCTCGAACCACACCTGTAAGCGCTGGTTCAAAGCGCGACTTTACCTTGCCCACATCCCTTTGTCGATGGCCACCATCGACTGCGGTATGAACCGGCGGAGCCTCCTTGCCTCCGGAATTGGCGGACTCTCACTCGCCACCGCGGGCTGTCTCGACGCCCTCGAATCCGACGAGTTCGAGCCGACGCGCGAGGCTGCCTGTTCGCACGTTCCCGACGATGCTGAGCCGGTCTCACACACCTTGCAGACTCGCTCCGCCGACCCCGGCCAGCACGTCCTCGAGGAAGCCGACGAGCCGTTCGCGATGATTCGGGACGCAGACCATCTCGAAGCCCGGTTCACCGACGAACAGATCGAGACGCTCGAGGGAGTGAGTGCGATCTTCGAGCAGACTGACTTTGCGGAGTCCGTCGTCCTCCTCTGGGAGTACGACATCCCGAACCAGTCTCGAGAGGTCGAGTTTCTCGACGTTGTCTGGAATGGGCCACAGGAGGTTACTGCCTACGGCTGCAGACACCAGGTGAGCGAACTCGGCCCGGAAGCACACACGTCCCACACGTGTGTGGTTAGGATCGACGCACCCGAACTCACGACCGCGAATCTCACCATCCACTCGAAGTCGGCGGGCTCCGATCTGCAGGAAACGACGTATACCGACACCATCGACGAATAGTGTTCACTCAGTCCGACGCTTCTGCGGCCGCCACCGGCTCGATCGCGATCTCCATCTCGATCCCCTCAACCTCCCACTCCTTGCGGTGGCCGTCTTCGACCGTGCCGAGTTCGTCGGCGCGGACCTCCTCGCGGATGAGATCCTCGCGTTCGGCGACGAGGTCGGCGACGCGGTCGTCGGCGATCTCGAGGTCGAGTTCGATGCGGGCTTCGACGTCTAAATCGAGTTCCTTGCGCATCTCCTGGACCCGGCGGATGACCTCGCGGGCGTAGCCCTCGCTCTCGATGTCGTCGGTCAGCGAGGCATCGACGTAGGCGACGCCGCGGTCGTCGCCGTCGACGCCGAAGGCGGTCCCTGCGACGCCCTCTGGCGTCTCGGTGACGAATGAAACCATCTCCTCGGTGATTTCCTCGCCGTCCTCGAGGACGCCCTCGACGGCGGCCTCGATCGCGTCCAGGCCCGGCTCCTCGATTCGCGCCTCGTTCAACGCGGTCATGACTTCGCCGGCGCGGCCGCCGAAGGCGGGGCCGAGCTCGCTCATATCGGCCTCGGCGCTGTAGGCGAGTTCGCCCCAGCGCTCGTCGGGGGAGACCAGCTGGATCTCCCGGGCGTTCAACCGGTCTGCCAGAAGCGACTCGTGGCGGGAGACGGCCTCGACGACGCGCTCGTCGCTGGCGGCGACGACGACCCGCGGGACGGGCCAGCGGAGCTTCCGCCCGGCCTGTTGGCGGGCGTTGGCGCCAGCCTCCTCGATCGCTCGGAGGAGCGTGACGTCGGTCTCTAGGACCTCGTCCTCCCAGTACTCGTCGACGGCGGGCCAGTCTTCCATGTGGACCGTCGGATGGGCGCTCTCGCCGGTCAGGGTGCCGTAGATCTCTTCTGAGATGAACGGGGCGTAGGGAGCCAGCAGGACGACGACCTCGCGCAGCACCCGGTAGATCGTCGCGTACGCCGCGTTCTTCGAGGCGCTGTCTTCTTCTTCCCACATACGCTCGCGGACCGCCTGAACGTAGTACCGCGAGACGTCCTCGACGACGAACTCGAGGAGGGCGTCGAGTGCACGGTCCTGGCGGAACTGCTCTAATTCCGCAGTCATCTCGGCTTTCGTCGACTGCAACCGGGCGAGCAACCACTCGTCGAGTGCCTCTAGATCGTCGTCTACAGCCTCGAGATCCGTCTCGTCCGGATCGAAGCCGTCCAAGCGCATGTACGGCAGCGGGAAGCGGAAGACGTTCCAGAGCGTGCGGAGGTCGCTCTCCATCGTCCGCATGCCATCCCACGAGAAGCGCATGTCCTCGCCCTGCGGGTTCGCCGAGAGCAGGAACATCCGCATCGCGTCGGCGCCGTGGCGGTCGATCGCCTCGTGGGGCTCGACGACGTTGCCGACCGACTTCGACATCTTTCGGCCGTCCTCGTCCAAGGCGTGGCCGTGCATCAGCACCTGATCGTAGGGGACCTCCCCCATCGCGGCGGTCCCCATCCCGAGCTGGGACCAGAACCAGCCCCGCGTCTGGTCGTGGGCTTCGAGGATGAAGTCGGCGGGCCAGAGCTCGTCGAACCGCGAGTCATCCTCGGGGAAGTCGAGCGTCCCCCACGACGCGACCGAGGAGTCGAGCCAGACGTCGAACACGTCGTCCACGCGGGTGTAGGTCGTGTCGCCCTCGGTGATCGTGAGCTCGTCGACGGTGTCCTTGTGGAGGTCCACCGCGGCGGGATCGACGTCTTGGTCGACCCGATCGGCCAGCTCCTCGCGGGTCGAGATGACGATCATGTCTTCGTCGTCATCTCGGTCTTCGGGCGTCCAGACGGGCAGCGGAATCCCCCAGTAACGCTGCCGGGAGACGTTCCAGTCGGGCGCCTCCTCGACGAAGTCCCGGAAGCGGTTGTCACGGGCCCACTCGGGGTACCACTGACTGTCCTCGATGTTGTCGAGCAGCTCGTCTTTGACGTCCGTGATCGTGATGAACCACTGGTCGGTGACGATCTGGATGATACCCGTATCACAGCGCCAGCAGTGCCCATAGCTGTGGTGGACCGTCTCCTCGGTCAGCAAGGCACCGTTCTCTGCGAGGTCGTTCGTAATCTCGGGGTCGGCGTCCTTGACGAACTGGTCCGCATATTTGCCGGCCTCGTCGGTGTAGACGCCGTCGCCGCCGACAGGACAGAAGACCGGAAGGCCGAGCTCGGTTCCCCGGTTGAAGTCCTCTTCACCGTGGCCGGGCGCGGAGTGGACGAGTCCGGTGCCGTCGCCGTGGGTGTCGACGTAGTCGGCGGCGTAGACCTCGTGGACGCCCTCGCCGCTGACGCCGTCGGGCACTTCTTCGGCGAGGGGGTGGTCGTAGGACCAGCCGACCAGCTCCTCGCCGGTCAGTTCTACTTCGACCTCGTAGTCGTCGTACCGGCCCGCCTTCAGGACGTCCTCGTGTTTGGCCTCGGCGAGATAGAGGAGTTCCTCCTCCCCGTCCTTTTCGGCGCGAACGCCGACGTACTCGCCCTCCTCGTCGACCGCGACGAAGGTGTTTGCCGGGATCGTCCACGGCGTCGTCGTCCAGATGACGACCGAGCCCTCCCGATCCGAGAGCTCGAATTTGACGTAGATCGAGGGGTCCTCGACGTCCTCGTACTCGACCTCGTTGTTCGCGATCGCGGTCTCACATCGGGGACACTGACTGATCGACCGGTGGCCCTTCTCGACTAAGCCGCGCTCTGCGGCCTTCGAGAAGCCCCACCAGGCGGCCTCCATGTACTCCGGACTGACGGTTCGATACGGGTTTTCCCAGTCCATCCAGACGCCGAATGACTGGAAGTCAGACTGCAGCCCCTCGAGTTGCTCGTCGGCGTA
This genomic interval carries:
- the ileS gene encoding isoleucine--tRNA ligase, translated to MSRFGEVDDQYDPEALEQRVFDYWDEVDAYERTVEHRADGESYFFVDGPPYTSGSAHMGTTWNKSLKDVYIRFLRMQGYDVTDRPGYDMHGLPIETKVEEKLGFENKKDIEAFGEENFIQECKDYADEQLEGLQSDFQSFGVWMDWENPYRTVSPEYMEAAWWGFSKAAERGLVEKGHRSISQCPRCETAIANNEVEYEDVEDPSIYVKFELSDREGSVVIWTTTPWTIPANTFVAVDEEGEYVGVRAEKDGEEELLYLAEAKHEDVLKAGRYDDYEVEVELTGEELVGWSYDHPLAEEVPDGVSGEGVHEVYAADYVDTHGDGTGLVHSAPGHGEEDFNRGTELGLPVFCPVGGDGVYTDEAGKYADQFVKDADPEITNDLAENGALLTEETVHHSYGHCWRCDTGIIQIVTDQWFITITDVKDELLDNIEDSQWYPEWARDNRFRDFVEEAPDWNVSRQRYWGIPLPVWTPEDRDDDEDMIVISTREELADRVDQDVDPAAVDLHKDTVDELTITEGDTTYTRVDDVFDVWLDSSVASWGTLDFPEDDSRFDELWPADFILEAHDQTRGWFWSQLGMGTAAMGEVPYDQVLMHGHALDEDGRKMSKSVGNVVEPHEAIDRHGADAMRMFLLSANPQGEDMRFSWDGMRTMESDLRTLWNVFRFPLPYMRLDGFDPDETDLEAVDDDLEALDEWLLARLQSTKAEMTAELEQFRQDRALDALLEFVVEDVSRYYVQAVRERMWEEEDSASKNAAYATIYRVLREVVVLLAPYAPFISEEIYGTLTGESAHPTVHMEDWPAVDEYWEDEVLETDVTLLRAIEEAGANARQQAGRKLRWPVPRVVVAASDERVVEAVSRHESLLADRLNAREIQLVSPDERWGELAYSAEADMSELGPAFGGRAGEVMTALNEARIEEPGLDAIEAAVEGVLEDGEEITEEMVSFVTETPEGVAGTAFGVDGDDRGVAYVDASLTDDIESEGYAREVIRRVQEMRKELDLDVEARIELDLEIADDRVADLVAEREDLIREEVRADELGTVEDGHRKEWEVEGIEMEIAIEPVAAAEASD
- the prs gene encoding ribose-phosphate diphosphokinase, translating into MIVSGSASQTLAAALSRTLEEPLAPVTYDRFPDGETVAAVPGFDAERAVIVASTVSNDAHVELLQLQDAVREAGASEVVTVLPYMGYARQDAAFEAGQPISARAVARAVSTGADRVLTVTPHEEAVCDFFDPPATAVNAAGRLAEPLPDDLEDPVFLSPDAGAIDLAETVRDAYGAGETDYFEKVRRSASDVEITPSDVDVTGRDVVVADDIIATGSTMSEAIAVLTDRDVGRVFVTCVHPLLARNAVTKLSRAGVVAIYGTDTIERPVSAVSVAPALEPHL
- the glmM gene encoding phosphoglucosamine mutase produces the protein MKVFGSSGTRGVANEELTPEFVLRVAKAAGTAWGVDRVAITRDTRYTGKMLADAAASGLVSTGTDVDRLGIMPTPGAQFYAEREGVPTIVITASHNPPQYNGVKLIGSDGVELAVTDLEDIEETLLAETAVTVAWDQTGRSRAVEGVRQAYVEDLLGAVDRERIADAELTVALDPGHGAGSLTSPEFFRRLGCRVVTVNGQADGTFPGRDPEPVPENLTDLGRLVRATDADLGIAHDGDADRAIFFDETGEYIEGDATFAALAAAELEPGDTTVSAVNVSQRLVDVVNEVGAEIELTPIGSTNIITRIEELETNDRRVPIAGEGNGGIFFPEFRLSRDGAYTAARFLELVVERPASEIVAPYDGYANVRRNVGYESTAERDAMLDAAANHANAADAELNTRDGYRLDHGDAWVLARPSGTEPLVRIYAEARDPGRADALTEEMYEALAAAKADA